Proteins encoded by one window of Cylindrospermum stagnale PCC 7417:
- a CDS encoding phosphoribosyltransferase — protein MPDLYISWSDYHHKIEQLAVQIYQSGWQFNQIVCLARGGLRVGDILSRIYNQPLAILATSSYSGSGKQERGSLIVSCHLTMTTEKLGSRLLLVDDLVDSGITLQQTVPWLKQNSDSLIEEIRTAVLWYKACSVIAPDFYVDYLPDNPWIHQPFEHYENMNPAEITAKVSQVASLQFKIQN, from the coding sequence ATGCCAGACCTTTACATTTCTTGGTCAGATTATCACCACAAGATTGAACAATTGGCAGTTCAAATTTATCAATCCGGTTGGCAATTCAACCAGATTGTTTGTCTCGCTAGAGGGGGACTGCGAGTAGGAGATATTCTCTCACGTATATACAATCAACCGCTGGCAATTTTAGCAACCTCATCCTACAGTGGCAGTGGCAAGCAAGAAAGAGGCAGTTTAATTGTTTCTTGCCACTTGACTATGACTACTGAAAAGTTAGGTTCGCGGCTTCTTTTAGTAGATGACTTGGTAGATTCTGGAATCACCCTCCAACAGACTGTTCCCTGGCTAAAGCAAAATAGTGATTCCCTAATTGAGGAAATTCGCACCGCCGTACTTTGGTATAAAGCCTGTTCAGTTATCGCCCCGGATTTCTATGTTGATTACCTACCAGATAACCCTTGGATTCACCAACCCTTTGAACACTACGAAAATATGAATCCGGCTGAAATCACAGCAAAGGTCAGTCAAGTCGCTTCGCTCCAATTCAAAATTCAAAATTAA
- a CDS encoding MFS transporter, protein MNDSVADGDAQRTPESEKLDFKTKLAYGAGDLGPAITANIAIFYLLVFFTNVAGIPAGLAGSILMIGKIWDAVNDPFVGVLTDRTESRRWGRRLPWILYGAIPFGIFFFLQWIVPRFSADQSSNIWPLFWYYVGIGVISQVFYTVVNLPYTAMTPELTQDYDERTSLNSFRFTFSIGGSILSLILSKIIFDNVSDRQQQFLVLAAVCTVISVLSLYWCVFGTRDRILAFEAKRTQVEQPPSIPIGEQLKIVFSNRPFLFVIGIYLFSWLGVQITASIIPYFVVNCMRLKDSDVPTVMIAVQGTALGMLFVWSYLSKKVGKKVVYFLGMILWIIAAAGLFFLQPGQIGLMYLMAIMAGFGVSTAYLVPWSMIPDVIELDELQTGQRREGIFYGFMVLLQKFGLAFGLFVVGNSLQVSGFKEAVVGQSTLPIQPESALQAIRIAVGPIPTVCLICGLVLTYFYPITREMHAEMLLKLKERRENMAQ, encoded by the coding sequence ATGAACGATTCTGTTGCTGATGGCGATGCCCAAAGAACTCCTGAAAGCGAAAAATTGGACTTTAAAACCAAACTAGCTTATGGTGCAGGAGATTTAGGCCCGGCGATTACTGCCAATATTGCCATATTTTATCTGCTAGTGTTTTTTACCAATGTCGCTGGTATCCCGGCGGGTTTAGCTGGCAGCATTTTGATGATTGGCAAAATCTGGGATGCGGTAAATGATCCGTTTGTGGGGGTACTGACTGACAGAACTGAGTCCCGGCGCTGGGGGCGTCGTCTACCTTGGATTTTATATGGCGCGATTCCCTTTGGGATTTTCTTTTTCTTGCAGTGGATTGTACCGCGATTTAGTGCCGATCAGAGTAGCAATATTTGGCCTTTGTTCTGGTATTACGTAGGAATTGGGGTGATATCTCAGGTGTTTTACACCGTTGTGAATTTGCCCTACACGGCCATGACGCCAGAACTAACTCAGGATTATGACGAACGTACTAGCCTCAACAGCTTTCGCTTTACGTTTTCCATTGGTGGCAGCATCCTATCTTTAATTTTATCGAAAATTATTTTTGACAATGTTAGCGATCGCCAGCAACAGTTTCTCGTTTTAGCCGCAGTCTGTACGGTGATTTCGGTTTTATCCTTATATTGGTGCGTTTTTGGCACGCGCGATCGCATTTTGGCTTTTGAAGCTAAACGCACTCAAGTTGAACAACCCCCATCTATTCCCATCGGTGAACAGCTAAAGATTGTCTTTAGTAATCGACCTTTTCTGTTTGTTATTGGGATATATCTCTTTTCTTGGTTAGGTGTACAGATAACAGCCAGCATTATTCCCTACTTTGTGGTCAACTGTATGCGCCTCAAAGATTCAGATGTACCTACAGTGATGATTGCGGTGCAAGGAACTGCCCTTGGTATGCTATTTGTTTGGAGTTATTTGAGTAAAAAGGTCGGAAAGAAAGTTGTTTATTTTCTGGGAATGATTTTATGGATCATCGCCGCCGCCGGACTATTTTTCTTACAACCAGGTCAAATAGGTTTGATGTATTTGATGGCTATCATGGCAGGTTTTGGTGTTTCCACAGCTTATCTCGTTCCCTGGTCAATGATTCCTGATGTCATTGAATTAGATGAACTCCAAACTGGACAACGTCGGGAAGGAATTTTTTATGGTTTCATGGTTTTGCTGCAAAAATTCGGTTTAGCTTTTGGGCTATTTGTCGTCGGCAATTCTTTGCAAGTATCTGGTTTTAAAGAGGCTGTAGTTGGGCAAAGTACCCTTCCCATACAACCTGAGTCAGCACTGCAAGCTATCCGCATTGCTGTTGGGCCGATACCGACAGTTTGTTTAATTTGTGGTTTGGTTTTAACCTATTTTTATCCTATTACCCGCGAGATGCACGCAGAAATGCTGCTAAAACTCAAAGAACGCCGGGAGAATATGGCGCAATAA
- the chrA gene encoding chromate efflux transporter, whose protein sequence is MNNLRLSRLGELAKLFFKLGIIGFGGPVAHIAMIEDEVVKRRQWLTREHFLDLLGATNLIPGPNSTEMAIHVGYIYAGWLGLIVSGVCFILPAVLITGGFAWVYVAYGTLPQVAPLLYGIKPAVLAIILNALWGLAKKAVKTRKLLVIAVAVTVLTLFWQVNEVFALLIGGLLGMLWLHGGDTPKDQANLLIASLTTGATLKATAAVAASVTNVSVPLWQLGWFFLKVGSVLFGGGYLLVAFLQGGLVQEYGWLTQQQLLDAIAIGQFTPGPVLSTATFIGYILAGIPGAIVATLGIFLPSFFFVAALNPLIPRLRASSWTRAFLDAVNVSAVALMVVTSLQLGKVTLTLPQAPYLDFLAVAIAIVSAVFALRFRLNAAWLVLGGALIGWSASVLGYIR, encoded by the coding sequence ATGAATAACTTGCGACTAAGTCGTTTGGGCGAACTTGCCAAACTTTTTTTCAAACTGGGCATTATTGGCTTTGGGGGCCCAGTTGCCCATATCGCGATGATCGAAGATGAGGTAGTTAAGCGGCGTCAGTGGCTGACACGGGAGCATTTTCTAGATTTGCTGGGGGCAACTAACTTGATTCCTGGGCCAAATTCCACTGAAATGGCGATTCATGTGGGATATATCTATGCAGGATGGTTGGGGCTAATTGTGTCGGGTGTCTGTTTTATTTTGCCTGCGGTTTTGATTACAGGTGGGTTTGCCTGGGTTTATGTTGCTTATGGCACTTTGCCACAAGTTGCTCCTTTACTTTATGGCATTAAACCGGCTGTTTTAGCTATTATCCTCAATGCTCTTTGGGGCTTGGCAAAAAAGGCAGTGAAAACGCGGAAGTTGCTGGTGATTGCTGTAGCTGTGACGGTGCTAACTTTATTTTGGCAAGTCAATGAAGTGTTTGCCTTATTAATTGGGGGGTTATTGGGGATGCTTTGGTTGCATGGTGGTGATACACCCAAAGACCAGGCTAACTTGCTGATTGCTAGCTTAACCACTGGTGCGACGTTGAAAGCTACAGCAGCAGTTGCGGCATCGGTAACTAATGTATCTGTTCCTTTGTGGCAGTTGGGTTGGTTTTTTCTGAAAGTCGGTAGTGTCTTGTTTGGCGGTGGCTATTTGCTGGTGGCGTTTCTCCAAGGGGGATTAGTTCAAGAATATGGTTGGCTGACGCAACAACAGTTACTAGATGCGATCGCCATTGGTCAATTTACTCCAGGCCCGGTACTTTCCACCGCTACCTTTATTGGCTATATCCTCGCCGGCATACCCGGTGCAATTGTCGCAACTTTGGGAATTTTTCTGCCCTCGTTTTTCTTCGTTGCTGCCCTGAATCCCCTGATTCCCCGGTTACGCGCTTCTTCTTGGACAAGGGCATTTCTCGATGCTGTGAATGTGAGTGCTGTGGCGTTAATGGTAGTTACTAGCCTGCAACTAGGAAAAGTTACTTTAACGTTACCACAAGCACCTTATCTAGATTTTCTCGCCGTGGCGATCGCGATCGTCTCCGCAGTTTTCGCCCTTCGCTTCCGCCTCAATGCTGCTTGGTTGGTTTTAGGTGGTGCTTTAATTGGCTGGAGTGCTTCAGTATTGGGTTACATCCGCTGA
- a CDS encoding beta-lactamase hydrolase domain-containing protein, whose protein sequence is MTDSKKVSDDVSITGQVTPEQLQQAAENGFKSVLNLRSPDETGFLNDEQQRATAAGLEYANVPLKPTEANQELTEVAIKEIENLPKPVLIHCAAGARAGGIALIATAINQNLTYE, encoded by the coding sequence ATGACAGATAGCAAAAAAGTTAGTGACGACGTGAGCATCACGGGACAAGTAACTCCTGAGCAGTTGCAACAGGCAGCAGAAAATGGATTTAAATCTGTTTTGAACCTACGTTCCCCTGACGAAACGGGTTTTTTGAATGACGAACAGCAGCGAGCCACTGCGGCTGGATTGGAATACGCAAATGTTCCCTTAAAGCCTACAGAAGCAAATCAGGAATTAACAGAAGTCGCAATTAAAGAGATTGAAAATTTACCCAAGCCAGTTTTAATCCACTGTGCAGCGGGAGCAAGGGCAGGCGGTATTGCCTTGATTGCTACTGCTATTAATCAAAATTTAACTTATGAGTAA
- a CDS encoding glutathione S-transferase family protein: protein MSEIKIYSAVVCPYAHRSRLVLQEKGIDFDLIEIDLQNKPEGFTDISPYGKVPAITHGEHRVWESAVINEYLDEVFPHPPLLPSSAIGRAQARIWIDFANTRFVSAFSNLLRSPDPQKQEEAKHELYKHLEFIENEGLGKLSGEGPYWFGESISLVDFTFYPWFERWPALKNYRGFGIPPEFTRIRQWKHALKERTSVQAIAHSQEFYIERYAKFAAPVAV from the coding sequence ATGTCTGAAATCAAGATTTATAGTGCAGTTGTTTGTCCTTATGCTCACCGTTCGCGTTTAGTGCTGCAAGAGAAGGGCATTGATTTTGATTTGATTGAGATTGATTTGCAAAACAAGCCTGAAGGGTTTACAGATATTTCCCCTTATGGCAAAGTCCCGGCAATTACTCATGGAGAGCATCGTGTTTGGGAATCGGCAGTGATTAATGAGTATTTAGATGAGGTGTTTCCTCATCCGCCGCTGTTACCTAGCAGTGCTATTGGTCGGGCACAGGCTCGCATTTGGATTGATTTTGCTAATACTAGATTTGTGTCGGCTTTTTCTAATCTCTTACGTAGCCCAGATCCCCAAAAGCAAGAAGAAGCCAAACATGAACTATACAAACATCTGGAATTTATTGAAAACGAAGGTTTAGGTAAATTATCTGGGGAAGGGCCTTATTGGTTTGGTGAATCTATTAGTTTAGTCGATTTCACTTTTTACCCCTGGTTTGAGCGCTGGCCTGCGCTGAAGAACTATCGCGGCTTTGGGATTCCCCCTGAATTTACCCGTATCCGCCAATGGAAACACGCACTGAAGGAGCGGACATCGGTGCAAGCGATCGCACATTCTCAAGAATTTTACATTGAGCGATATGCCAAATTTGCTGCTCCTGTTGCTGTTTAG
- a CDS encoding aryl-sulfate sulfotransferase yields the protein MTVTKSSVDQNTIRRRGTGLKAYNPEKVFKGYTLFTPLTGDGEVYLLNLEGEVLHQWNLPYPPGLYGYLLPNGNLFYNGKTPSENPPRFPLWSAFKSGVVLEADPQGNIIWEYQHPDHHHDGRRLRNGNTILLAIEKIPQSLVPLIQGGVTGTEADGDIYADVLYEVTPGGEIVWTWHAYEHLDPETFRITPQDHRHEWTHGNTVGELADGNIVVSFRNISTVVIVDRQTGKIIWTLGDDVLAQQHFPNELANGNILIFDNGAHRRHTALNFSRVIEVNRQTKEIVWEYTDKPPQNFFSSYISGAQRLPNGNTLITEGAYGRIFEVTVTGEIVWEYINPHFASRNIPGEKSPVALGEQNSVFRAFRYAPEEVPWL from the coding sequence ATGACTGTTACAAAATCATCAGTTGACCAAAATACTATTCGCCGCCGGGGTACTGGTTTAAAGGCTTACAACCCGGAAAAAGTATTCAAAGGATATACACTTTTTACGCCGCTGACTGGTGATGGTGAAGTCTATCTTTTGAATCTGGAAGGAGAAGTATTACATCAGTGGAATCTACCATATCCACCGGGGTTATATGGTTATCTTCTACCTAATGGCAACCTCTTTTATAACGGTAAGACTCCCTCAGAAAACCCACCACGTTTTCCGTTGTGGTCTGCATTCAAAAGCGGCGTTGTTTTAGAAGCAGATCCCCAAGGAAATATTATCTGGGAATATCAGCATCCAGACCACCATCACGATGGCCGCCGACTACGAAATGGCAACACAATTTTACTTGCCATTGAGAAGATTCCTCAGTCTTTGGTTCCCCTTATTCAAGGTGGGGTAACGGGAACTGAAGCAGACGGTGATATCTATGCGGATGTACTTTATGAAGTGACTCCTGGAGGTGAAATCGTATGGACTTGGCACGCCTACGAACACCTAGATCCGGAGACTTTTAGGATCACTCCCCAAGATCATCGTCATGAATGGACTCATGGCAATACTGTAGGCGAACTTGCTGACGGCAATATTGTGGTCAGCTTTCGTAATATCTCCACAGTTGTAATTGTCGATCGCCAAACAGGAAAGATCATCTGGACGTTGGGGGATGACGTACTAGCACAGCAGCACTTTCCCAACGAATTAGCTAATGGCAACATCCTGATTTTTGACAATGGCGCACATCGCCGTCACACTGCGCTCAATTTCTCCCGCGTGATTGAGGTCAACCGCCAAACGAAAGAGATAGTTTGGGAGTACACAGACAAACCACCCCAAAACTTCTTTAGTTCATATATATCAGGAGCACAGCGTCTACCAAATGGCAATACTTTGATTACAGAAGGTGCTTATGGTCGGATATTTGAGGTGACAGTTACCGGGGAAATTGTTTGGGAATACATCAACCCCCACTTTGCATCTCGGAATATTCCTGGTGAGAAGTCACCGGTGGCTCTTGGAGAGCAAAATTCGGTCTTCCGTGCCTTTCGCTACGCGCCGGAAGAAGTGCCTTGGCTCTAA
- a CDS encoding NADP(H)-dependent aldo-keto reductase yields the protein MQYNQLGESDLKVSEICLGTMTFGRQNTIEDAHQQLDYAITQGVNFIDAAEMYPVPPSAETYGFTESYIGEWLKHQQRNQLIIATKIAGPGRGFKWLRDGSQAIDRNNIKQAIDDSLERLQTDYIDLYQIHWPDRYVPRFGQTVFDPYQLGETVPIAEQLEVFADVIKAGKVRYIGLSNETPWGIVQFSYIAEQLGLPKVVSIQNAYNLLNRVFDGALAEAVYYENVGLLAYSPLAFGFLTGKYINSTPKNTRVALFEGFGQRYLKPIVKDAVAAYVEIAQRYQLSPAQLAIAFVRSRWFVASTIIGATTIEQLKENLESVNVVLDKDILAELDAVHVRYPNPAP from the coding sequence ATGCAATATAACCAACTTGGTGAGAGTGACCTAAAAGTTTCTGAAATTTGCCTTGGTACTATGACTTTTGGACGGCAAAACACAATTGAAGATGCCCACCAGCAGTTAGACTATGCCATTACTCAAGGAGTAAACTTTATTGATGCGGCTGAGATGTACCCAGTGCCTCCCAGTGCCGAAACTTATGGTTTTACAGAAAGTTATATTGGGGAATGGTTAAAGCATCAGCAACGGAATCAACTGATTATTGCTACTAAAATTGCTGGACCAGGTCGGGGATTTAAATGGTTACGTGATGGTTCTCAAGCAATCGACCGTAATAATATCAAACAAGCTATAGATGATAGTCTAGAACGATTGCAGACAGACTACATCGACTTGTACCAAATTCACTGGCCAGACCGCTACGTGCCACGTTTTGGTCAGACAGTTTTTGACCCATACCAGTTAGGAGAAACGGTTCCCATTGCTGAACAACTTGAAGTATTTGCTGATGTCATTAAAGCGGGTAAGGTTCGCTATATCGGTTTGAGTAACGAAACCCCTTGGGGAATAGTGCAATTTAGTTACATTGCCGAACAATTAGGTTTGCCCAAAGTTGTTTCCATTCAAAATGCGTACAACTTACTGAACCGTGTATTTGATGGTGCTTTAGCAGAAGCCGTTTATTATGAAAACGTTGGCTTATTGGCTTATAGTCCTTTAGCATTCGGCTTCTTAACTGGCAAATATATAAATAGCACACCAAAAAATACACGCGTTGCTTTATTTGAAGGATTTGGTCAGCGTTACCTGAAACCAATTGTCAAAGATGCAGTAGCAGCTTATGTAGAAATCGCCCAGCGTTATCAATTGAGTCCGGCACAACTAGCTATAGCCTTTGTGCGGAGTCGTTGGTTTGTTGCCAGCACAATTATCGGTGCGACGACAATAGAACAACTCAAAGAAAATCTGGAAAGTGTGAATGTAGTTCTTGATAAAGACATTTTGGCAGAGTTGGATGCAGTTCATGTTCGTTACCCGAATCCTGCACCATAG
- a CDS encoding acyl-CoA dehydrogenase family protein, translating to MPTAIKESQDYVALATSLALDFAQNAVERDKQGVTAKFERDRLRRSGLLKLIIPQEYGGLGATWITALEIVREFAKVDGSIAHLLGYHYLQVVTPHLFGTLEQKVNYYTWTARNNWFWGNALNPRDSRLTLTPNGNNLRLNGIKSFCSGAKDSDMLTVSTLLAGASKPVVLAIPTFSHGITIHNDWDNIGQRQTDSSSVSFSNVLVKEIEILADPESLGSPFAGLRVYISHLVRANILLGIALGAFSQAKEYTTSQTELWQTSDIESKSTDPYILQTYGQMWIDLQAVTSLTDEAAVKLQAAWEQGLQLTEAEFNESAIAITTATALATRVGLEITNQIFEVMGAMAQRPLEAIATDPEYGFDRYSRHLRSLTLDEPLAYKVRQVGQWVLNQELSRTKA from the coding sequence ATGCCAACAGCTATCAAAGAATCTCAGGACTATGTCGCGCTGGCTACTTCTTTAGCGCTAGATTTTGCCCAGAATGCGGTGGAAAGGGACAAACAAGGGGTAACGGCGAAGTTTGAAAGAGACCGTCTGCGCCGGAGTGGTTTGCTGAAACTGATTATTCCCCAAGAATATGGCGGACTGGGAGCAACCTGGATCACAGCACTGGAAATTGTGCGCGAGTTCGCCAAAGTAGACGGTTCTATTGCTCATCTTTTGGGCTATCACTATTTGCAGGTGGTTACGCCTCATCTTTTTGGCACCTTAGAACAAAAAGTGAATTACTACACATGGACAGCTAGAAATAACTGGTTTTGGGGAAATGCCCTCAACCCCCGTGATTCGCGGCTGACTCTCACTCCCAACGGTAATAACTTGCGTCTCAATGGAATCAAGAGCTTTTGTTCGGGTGCAAAAGATTCCGATATGCTGACAGTATCAACGCTGCTGGCAGGGGCATCTAAACCAGTTGTGCTTGCTATTCCGACATTCAGCCACGGAATCACTATCCATAATGACTGGGATAATATTGGTCAACGGCAAACAGATAGTAGTAGTGTTTCTTTTTCTAACGTATTGGTCAAAGAAATTGAGATTTTGGCAGATCCTGAGTCTTTAGGTAGTCCTTTTGCTGGACTGCGAGTTTATATTTCCCACTTAGTCAGGGCGAATATTTTGTTAGGAATTGCTTTGGGTGCGTTTTCTCAAGCGAAGGAATACACTACCAGCCAAACCGAACTATGGCAAACATCAGATATTGAGAGTAAGAGTACCGATCCCTATATTTTGCAGACTTACGGCCAGATGTGGATTGATTTGCAAGCTGTAACCTCGCTCACCGATGAAGCTGCGGTTAAGTTACAAGCAGCATGGGAGCAGGGACTACAACTCACGGAGGCTGAGTTTAATGAGAGTGCGATCGCTATTACTACAGCTACGGCCTTAGCTACAAGAGTGGGGCTAGAAATCACTAATCAGATATTTGAGGTGATGGGTGCGATGGCGCAACGCCCGCTGGAAGCGATCGCCACAGATCCAGAATACGGTTTTGACCGCTACTCGCGCCATCTGCGATCGCTTACCCTTGATGAGCCGCTAGCTTACAAGGTGCGCCAGGTCGGCCAATGGGTGCTCAATCAGGAATTATCCCGAACCAAGGCTTAA
- a CDS encoding LLM class flavin-dependent oxidoreductase: MPKKAKSTIATATGADGNNTALVGTPEQVAESLVNY; this comes from the coding sequence TTGCCCAAGAAAGCGAAATCGACGATTGCCACTGCTACTGGTGCTGATGGCAATAATACAGCCCTTGTGGGGACTCCAGAACAGGTAGCGGAATCCCTGGTGAATTACTAG
- a CDS encoding RRXRR domain-containing protein gives MTKVFLLNANQQPLYPIRISLARILLSQGKATVFRRYPFTIILKETFSHPKLGQLEFKMQPSGKTPPMIGQKLNIIDVGRFSKRGNK, from the coding sequence ATGACCAAAGTTTTCCTTCTCAATGCCAATCAACAACCGTTATATCCCATACGCATCAGCCTAGCCCGGATATTATTGTCACAAGGTAAAGCCACTGTGTTTCGGCGATATCCATTTACGATCATTCTCAAAGAAACTTTTAGCCACCCAAAACTGGGGCAATTAGAGTTTAAAATGCAACCTAGTGGCAAAACCCCTCCCATGATAGGCCAAAAACTCAATATTATTGATGTTGGTCGGTTCTCGAAGCGAGGAAACAAATGA
- a CDS encoding class II aldolase/adducin family protein: MSTFNRPQPPIFDRVEEERLHRKQRLAAAFRLFGKLGFSEGIAGHITARDPEFTDHFWVNPLGVYFGHIRVSDLLLVNSEGEVVKGSRSVNQAAFAIHSQIHEARPDVIAAAHAHSLYGKAWSSLGRLLDPLTQDACAFYQDQALFNDYTGVVLDTSEGKLLAEALGDKKAIILRNHGILTVGHTVDAAAWWYISLERSCQAQLLAEAAGKPHIIKHETATLARSQVGSHSSGWFSFQPLYDRILREEPDLLD, from the coding sequence GTGTCCACATTTAATCGACCCCAACCCCCGATATTTGATCGAGTTGAAGAAGAACGCCTGCACCGCAAGCAACGCCTAGCCGCAGCCTTTCGCCTATTTGGCAAGTTAGGATTTAGTGAGGGAATCGCCGGGCATATTACAGCTCGCGATCCTGAATTTACAGATCATTTCTGGGTGAATCCCCTAGGCGTATACTTCGGTCATATCCGAGTCTCAGACCTATTATTGGTGAACAGCGAAGGCGAAGTTGTTAAAGGTTCTCGTTCTGTAAATCAAGCTGCTTTCGCCATTCATTCCCAGATTCATGAAGCTCGACCTGATGTCATAGCCGCAGCACACGCCCATTCACTTTATGGTAAAGCTTGGTCTAGCTTGGGTCGTCTACTTGATCCCTTGACTCAAGACGCCTGTGCATTTTACCAAGACCAAGCGTTATTCAATGACTACACAGGAGTAGTGCTAGACACCTCCGAAGGTAAGCTTTTAGCTGAAGCCTTGGGTGACAAGAAAGCAATTATTTTGCGGAACCACGGCATTTTGACCGTGGGACACACAGTTGATGCAGCGGCTTGGTGGTACATAAGTTTAGAGCGATCGTGCCAAGCGCAGTTGCTAGCAGAAGCCGCAGGCAAACCCCATATCATCAAACACGAGACTGCTACTTTAGCACGCAGCCAAGTGGGGTCACATTCGAGCGGGTGGTTTAGTTTCCAGCCACTTTATGACAGAATTTTGCGCGAAGAACCTGATTTGCTTGATTAG
- a CDS encoding RNA-guided endonuclease TnpB family protein has product MLHKAVQVRIYPSKEQKTQLAQAFGCARWWWNYALNKSIETYKETGKGLNRAALNAFLPILKKAEDTIWLGDCYSQVLQATTLNLTTAYKNFFDKRAGFPKFKSKHGKQSIQYPQNVKIVDGNIKIPGNIGIVKAKIHRPVEGKIKTVTVCKTPSGKYFVSILTEVEGENPTITFGKIYGIDLGLKHFAVVTDGEKVSQYDNPKHLAKYENNLKRKQKKLARKQKGSKSRNKYRQVVAKVYERISNSRQDFLHKLSYKLVSDSQAVIVESLHVLGMVRNHNLAKSISDAGWGTFTNFLAYKLECKGGKLVEIDRWFPSSKLCSNCFYQVSEMPLDVREWTCPHCGTHHDRDGNAAINIRAEGIRLIKAEGSAVSAVGGGIRPKFGRKSKLRHSPVSTEADTVLGTPSQCG; this is encoded by the coding sequence TTGCTACACAAGGCTGTTCAGGTTCGTATATACCCATCAAAAGAACAAAAAACACAACTAGCGCAAGCTTTTGGATGTGCTAGATGGTGGTGGAATTATGCTCTAAACAAGTCAATTGAAACTTACAAAGAGACGGGTAAAGGACTTAACCGTGCTGCACTCAACGCATTTCTTCCTATACTCAAGAAAGCAGAAGATACTATTTGGCTAGGTGATTGTTACAGCCAAGTTTTACAAGCTACAACACTAAATCTAACCACAGCATACAAAAACTTTTTTGATAAACGTGCGGGGTTTCCTAAGTTCAAATCTAAGCATGGAAAACAGTCTATTCAATATCCTCAAAACGTCAAAATTGTAGATGGTAATATCAAAATTCCCGGCAATATCGGAATAGTCAAAGCCAAAATACATAGACCAGTTGAGGGGAAAATCAAGACTGTAACTGTATGTAAAACACCATCAGGTAAATATTTTGTATCTATCCTGACGGAAGTAGAAGGGGAAAATCCAACTATTACATTCGGGAAGATTTACGGTATTGATTTAGGGTTGAAGCATTTTGCTGTTGTTACTGATGGCGAAAAAGTTTCTCAGTATGATAATCCTAAACACCTTGCCAAGTACGAAAATAATCTCAAGCGCAAGCAGAAAAAATTAGCACGTAAACAAAAAGGTAGTAAATCAAGAAATAAATATCGCCAAGTTGTTGCTAAAGTGTACGAACGAATTAGTAATTCTAGGCAAGATTTTCTGCATAAACTTAGCTATAAGTTGGTCAGCGATAGTCAAGCTGTTATAGTAGAGAGTCTTCATGTCTTGGGCATGGTTCGTAATCACAATTTGGCAAAATCAATATCTGATGCAGGATGGGGAACATTCACCAATTTTCTAGCCTATAAGCTAGAATGCAAAGGCGGAAAGTTGGTTGAGATTGATAGATGGTTTCCCAGTTCCAAGCTCTGTTCTAATTGTTTCTATCAAGTGAGTGAGATGCCATTGGATGTCCGTGAATGGACTTGTCCTCATTGTGGCACTCATCATGATCGTGATGGAAATGCAGCGATAAATATTAGAGCAGAAGGTATCAGATTGATAAAGGCGGAAGGTTCAGCCGTCTCTGCTGTAGGAGGGGGGATAAGACCAAAATTTGGGCGAAAGTCTAAGTTGCGGCACTCCCCCGTGAGTACAGAAGCCGACACTGTACTTGGTACTCCAAGTCAGTGTGGGTAG